From the Synechococcus sp. KORDI-49 genome, the window CAGATGTTGTTGTGAAACACCTCGCCCATGGAGAAGAGGGCGGAATTCCAGGCGATCAACAAGCCGGCCGGCAGCAGCAGATCCAGCCGATCGGGATGCCGGGCCAGCAAGGACGCATGCACCTCGGGCATCGGGAACTGCCGGAAGGCGAGCACCGCCACCACCGCCAGCAGCACCATGATCAAGAGCGATTGGATGAAATCGGTGCCGATCACGGCCCGCATCCCGCCGAACAGGGTGTAAAGGGTGGCGACACCGATCACCACCACCATTCCCACGTGGTAGTCGAAGCCTGAAAGGGCCTGCAGCAGCAGTCCGGCCCCCATCGCCTGGGTCATCAGAAACCCCAGGGTGTAGATCGCGGTGATCACCATGAACACCCACCACGCCAGGCGCCCGTAGCGCAACCGGATGAAATCGCCGCTGGTGCGCCCGTTGGGCATCAGCTGCTTGATCCGAGAGGCCAGGGGGGCAAACAGGATCAATCCAAGCCCTGCCAGGGCATAGCTGAACATGCCCCAGAGCCCGGTTTTGTACCCGAACTCAGGAGCCAGCAGCGTGGTGTTGCCGGTGACCCAGGAGGCCATCAACGTGGCGGTGCTCAGGGCCAGCCCGATGTTGCGGCCGGCCAGCATGTAGTCGTCTGCATCGCTCTGCCCCCGTCGACCCCAGGCAATCCCCAGCGCGACCCACAACACGGAAAACAGAACGACCAGAGCCCAAGCAATGCCTGGAGCCAGAAAAGGGGCGGAATCAGCGGACATCGGTGGGCTCCCGATGACGCCAGTAGAGGTGGCCCCGCACGATCATCACCACGGTGGCCGCGGTCACCGCCGCCCCCAACGTGAAGATCATGCGTGCCCAAAGCAGGTCATCCACAGAAGACATCGCGATGGCTTTGCTGTCCATAGCAAGGAGTGCGCCAATTCACAGGTGATTCGCACTGTCCTTCACTCAGTCCATGGGGACGGCGGTTTTGACGGAAGCAAGCTGAGAAGAATCCTCATCCCAAAGGATCAATGAAAAACACTTCCAAAGTTGATGCAGTTGCAGACGTGTGACGTTGTCGAAAT encodes:
- a CDS encoding sodium:solute symporter family protein, with protein sequence MSADSAPFLAPGIAWALVVLFSVLWVALGIAWGRRGQSDADDYMLAGRNIGLALSTATLMASWVTGNTTLLAPEFGYKTGLWGMFSYALAGLGLILFAPLASRIKQLMPNGRTSGDFIRLRYGRLAWWVFMVITAIYTLGFLMTQAMGAGLLLQALSGFDYHVGMVVVIGVATLYTLFGGMRAVIGTDFIQSLLIMVLLAVVAVLAFRQFPMPEVHASLLARHPDRLDLLLPAGLLIAWNSALFSMGEVFHNNIWWSRVFASRRSVVMTSFVLGGIAWMSVPMVTGSIGLVALAREIPLEQVNMVFPVMAADLLGAGGAALVFVVVFASLTSTLDSLLASTADLLAEDVYFRLLRPQASDLQLKQAARLMVVGLAVVTLALSWPRLDSLASVLFFTGALVASTVWPVACGLYWRTANRTAAIAAMLAGSVVGLLAYVLIAPYCAAVFSAAVSALVMLIGSRLRPERFDFTLLQEET